The proteins below come from a single Bdellovibrionota bacterium genomic window:
- a CDS encoding MGMT family protein produces the protein MGEFVYDWVRKIPSGRVMTYGQISALLKGRLSARAVGWMMHSSPKGVPWHRVVNASGGCSTDRLSSLPAGFQRHLLEKEKVKFRTNGTMNLNRYRWIPTVLLLFL, from the coding sequence TTGGGGGAGTTCGTTTACGATTGGGTTCGGAAGATCCCGAGCGGGCGTGTAATGACCTATGGGCAGATATCCGCGCTTCTTAAAGGCCGCCTTTCGGCGCGCGCCGTAGGCTGGATGATGCATTCAAGCCCCAAGGGCGTCCCTTGGCATCGGGTGGTGAACGCCTCCGGCGGTTGCTCCACAGACAGACTCTCTAGTCTTCCGGCGGGGTTTCAGCGGCACCTTTTGGAAAAGGAGAAGGTGAAATTCCGGACCAACGGCACGATGAATCTGAACCGATACCGCTGGATCCCGACTGTTTTACTCTTGTTTTTGTAA